One genomic window of Panicum hallii strain FIL2 chromosome 6, PHallii_v3.1, whole genome shotgun sequence includes the following:
- the LOC112896729 gene encoding fasciclin-like arabinogalactan protein 7, whose product MMELKAGIFTVAMLAIVLSSPATAQKSPPAPATSVLPPAPAPAPAPHHVDLADLLSVAGPFHTFLEYLQKTNVIETFQNQANNTKEGITIFVPKDSAFAALKKTTFANLTQDQLKSLLLYHALPKYYSLAEFNKLSTLNPVATFAGSQYTLNLTYDMGTIQVKSMWSNPKISSSVYSTRPVAVYEVNKVLLPMQIFKSNPPLAPAPAPAPDAKASDVAPSPTSGKAASGKAKADEKNSSYQVGVSVITYLALAVSGGLMLFW is encoded by the coding sequence ATGATGGAGTTAAAAGCTGGAATTTTTACCGTGGCCATGCTAGCCATTGTGCTCTCCTCACCAGCAACTGCTCAGAAGAGTCCTCCTGCTCCTGCGACGTCAGTTCTTCCACCGGCTCCAGCACCAGCACCTGCGCCGCACCATGTGGACCTTGCTGATCTCCTCAGTGTGGCCGGCCCATTCCACACCTTCCTGgagtacctgcaaaagaccaaTGTCATTGAGACCTTCCAGAACCAGGCGAACAACACCAAGGAGGGCATCACCATCTTTGTTCCCAAGGACTCAGCGTTCGCTGCACTGAAGAAGACCACATTTGCCAACCTCACCCAGGACCAGCTCAAGTCCCTGCTTCTGTACCATGCGCTCCCCAAGTACTACTCTCTGGCTGAGTTCAACAAGCTGAGCACCCTCAACCCGGTGGCGACCTTCGCTGGCTCACAATACACTCTGAACCTCACTTATGACATGGGCACCATCCAAGTGAAGTCGATGTGGTCCAACCCGAAGATCAGCAGCAGTGTGTACTCAACCCGCCCGGTTGCGGTGTACGAGGTCAACAAGGTTCTCCTGCCAATGCAGATCTTCAAGAGCAACCCCCCGCTCGCTCCTGCCCCTGCTCCTGCCCCAGATGCCAAGGCCTCTGATGTCGCTCCCAGCCCAACCTCAGGGAAAGCAGCGAGCGGAAAGGCGAAGGCAGATGAGAAGAATTCATCATATCAAGTTGGTGTCAGCGTCATTACTTACTTGGCCCTTGCTGTCTCAGGTGGCTTGATGCTCTTCTGGTGA
- the LOC112896731 gene encoding uncharacterized protein LOC112896731, with protein MSVEILDGSTVRSFVEDEGAFNSSVDGRFAALDADRDGLLTYAEMAGELMSLRVLEKHFGVDEAAVPADELGALYRGLFARFDRDGSGKVDRQEFRAEMREVLLAVANGLGFLPVQMVVEEGSFLKTAVDRELAQLASAA; from the coding sequence ATGAGCGTGGAGATCCTTGACGGGAGCACGGTCCGGAGCTTCGTGGAGGACGAGGGCGCCTTCAACTCCTCCGTCGACGGCCGCTTCGCCGCGCTGGACGCGGACCGCGACGGCCTGCTCACGTACGCGGAGATGGCCGGCGAGCTCATGAGCCTCCGGGTGCTCGAGAAGCACTTTGGCGTGGACGAGGCGGCGGTGCCGGCCGACGAGCTCGGGGCGCTGTACCGCGGCCTGTTCGCGCGGTTCGACAGGGACGGCAGCGGCAAGGTGGACCGCCAGGAGTTCCGCGCGGAGATGAGGGAGGTGCTGCTCGCCGTGGCCAACGGGCTCGGCTTCCTCCCCGTGCAGATGGTCGTCGAGGAGGGCAGCTTCCTCAAGACTGCCGTCGACAGGGAGCTCGCCCAGCTCGCCAGTGCTGCGTAA
- the LOC112898334 gene encoding wall-associated receptor kinase-like 17 produces the protein MHALLVAAATAASVALPGCESKCGHVHVPYPFGTTAGCYRPGFKVSSRRSAGGNDRHRHARPPKLLLGSRSDGPQVLEISVPNGTVRVSSTVWFFDVGDARTARLDVVPHDGGPFVLSAARNRLVHIGCGFRVASWAAAPSSQRAGGGGARAHSACSSSCSAEHLERQRTSRRRCDGLGLGCCDAPVPAGGLTSFAVRFEWNGTGGGGSSGSPWIASEASVAAVEQEWWSRKDNLFTLKMSLLALGRASEVVVPVVLDWAFDNSSTCAEAAARPDFGCASKHSECLNSTGSAYGYVCRCRHGYEGNPYVKDGCRRTIFAMGLGIGIFLLLLVLANVFATKSLKDHKAKKMKERFFKQNRGLLLQQLVDKDIAERMIFSLEELEKATSKFDKARILGGGGHGMVDSPLSFPWQERLRIAFEVASSLASSLRGFNLNCP, from the exons ATGCATGCTCTCCTTGTAGCCGCCGCCACGGCGGCGAGCGTCGCGTTGCCGGGCTGCGAGAGCAAATGCGGCCACGTGCACGTCCCGTACCCGTTCGGCACCACGGCCGGCTGCTACCGGCCGGGGTTCAAGGTGAGCTCCCGCCGCAGCGCGGGCGGCAACGATCGTCATCGTCACGCCCGCCCTCCAAAGCTTCTCCTGGGGAGCCGAAGCGACGGGCCCCAGGTGCTGGAGATATCCGTCCCGAACGGCACGGTGCGCGTCAGCAGCACGGTGTGGTTCTTCGACGTCGGCGacgcgcgcacggcgcggctcGACGTCGTGCCCCACGACGGCGGGCCGTTCGTGCTTTCCGCGGCGCGGAACCGCCTCGTCCACATCGGGTGCGGCTTCCGCGTCGCGTCGTGGGCGGCGGCCCCGTCGTCCcagcgagcgggcggcggaggggcgcgcgCGCACAGCGCATGCAGCTCCTCCTGCTCGGCGGAGCACCTGGAGCGGCAGCGGACCAGCCGCCGGCGGTGCGACGGCCTCGGCCTCGGCTGCTGCGACGCGCCCGTCCCGGCGGGCGGGCTCACGTCGTTCGCCGTGCGGTTCGAGTGGAACGGCACGGGAGGTGGCGGCAGCAGCGGCTCGCCGTGGATCGCGTCGGAGGCGAGCGTGGCCGCGGTGGAGCAGGAGTGGTGGAGCCGCAAGGACAACCTCTTCACGCTCAAGATGTCGCTTCTCGCCCTGGGGCGAGCGAGCGAGGTGGTTGTCCCGGTCGTGCTGGACTGGGCGTTCGACAACTCGTCGACGTGCGCGGaagcggcggcgaggccggaCTTCGGCTGCGCCAGCAAGCACAGCGAGTGCCTCAACTCCACGGGAAGCGCCTACGGCTATGTCTGCAGGTGCCGCCATGGCTACGAGGGCAACCCATACGTGAAAGATGGGTGCAGGA GGACAATCTTTGCTATGGGTCTTGGAATTGGTATTTTCCTTTTGCTCTTGGTTCTTGCCAACGTCTTCGCAACCAAAAGTCTCAAGGATCATAAAGCTAAGAAGATGAAAGAACGTTTTTTCAAGCAAAACCGGGGTTTGTTGCTCCAACAATTGGTGGATAAAGACATTGCTGAAAGGATGATTTTCAGCTTGGAGGAGCTTGAGAAGGCCACAAGCAAGTTTGACAAAGCTCGCATCTTGGGTGGTGGAGGGCATGGCATG GTTGATAGCCCCCTATCTTTTCCATGGCAAGAACGCTTGCGAATAGCATTTGAAGTTGCTAGTTCCTTGGCCTCTTCACTCCGCGGCTTCAACCTCAATTGTCCATAG